From the Syntrophorhabdaceae bacterium genome, one window contains:
- the ybeY gene encoding rRNA maturation RNase YbeY, translating into MIYLGLQGKHLSILFTDNKKIKDLNRKFFEKDYATNVISFSYMDDGFAKTSMDEEVIGDIIISLEKTYEEAEKAGCEFYERLMALIIHGLLHIKGFHHEKGGNEARRMRYHEKKLLKYITEHERYGSLILKGSLKNGH; encoded by the coding sequence TTGATATATTTAGGGCTACAGGGTAAACATTTAAGTATCCTTTTTACCGATAACAAAAAAATAAAGGATTTAAACAGAAAGTTTTTTGAAAAGGATTACGCTACAAATGTTATATCCTTTTCATATATGGATGATGGGTTTGCTAAAACTTCCATGGATGAAGAGGTGATAGGAGATATTATTATATCCCTTGAAAAAACTTATGAAGAGGCAGAAAAGGCAGGATGTGAATTTTATGAGAGGCTTATGGCGCTTATAATCCATGGGCTACTTCACATTAAGGGTTTTCATCATGAAAAAGGAGGCAATGAGGCAAGAAGGATGAGATACCATGAGAAAAAACTCCTTAAATATATCACCGAACATGAAAGATATGGGAGTCTAATACTAAAGGGAAGCCTTAAGAATGGCCATTAA
- the rpsB gene encoding 30S ribosomal protein S2: MSNLTIKQLLEAGVHFGHQTKRWNPKMKPYIFGARNGIYIIDLQKTLKMFKEAYNFVKDVASRNEYILFVGTKKQAQEAIKEEAIRCGAFYVNERWLGGTMTNFQTIEKSLDRLKKYEELKKSDIYKMLSKKEALSIDRQIEKLERNIGGIKGIDRLPGLLYVVDPKKEYIAVKEAKKLGIPTVGIVDTNCDPDDIDYVIPGNDDAIRAIKLITMKIADAVLEGRALYVEEFQGKDEESSIEEPKPFIDESILESKYEEYYDND, from the coding sequence ATGTCTAATCTAACAATCAAACAACTCCTCGAAGCAGGCGTTCATTTTGGGCATCAGACTAAAAGATGGAATCCCAAGATGAAACCCTATATTTTCGGGGCAAGAAATGGTATTTACATCATTGATTTACAGAAGACCCTTAAGATGTTTAAAGAGGCATATAATTTTGTCAAAGATGTGGCATCCCGCAACGAGTATATACTTTTTGTAGGGACAAAAAAACAGGCACAGGAGGCAATAAAGGAAGAGGCTATAAGGTGTGGAGCCTTTTATGTCAATGAGAGATGGCTTGGTGGAACCATGACAAACTTTCAGACCATTGAAAAGAGCCTTGATAGACTTAAAAAGTATGAGGAATTGAAAAAGAGCGATATCTACAAGATGCTTTCAAAGAAAGAGGCTCTAAGTATTGATAGGCAGATAGAAAAGCTCGAGAGAAATATCGGGGGCATAAAGGGGATAGATCGTCTCCCTGGTTTGTTGTATGTAGTTGACCCCAAGAAGGAGTATATTGCCGTCAAGGAGGCAAAGAAACTCGGGATACCTACTGTGGGTATTGTGGATACCAACTGCGATCCTGATGATATAGATTATGTCATTCCGGGCAACGATGATGCCATAAGGGCTATAAAGCTAATTACAATGAAGATTGCCGATGCTGTCCTTGAGGGGAGGGCGCTATATGTGGAAGAGTTCCAGGGCAAAGACGAAGAATCCTCCATTGAAGAGCCGAAACCCTTTATAGATGAAAGCATCCTTGAATCAAAATATGAAGAATATTACGATAATGATTAG
- a CDS encoding DUF1015 domain-containing protein, with amino-acid sequence MDVKSTKPFRALIYNKDKIKDISTCVCPPYDVITDRDIYTKKNPYNAINLELPVSEPPLDEYTAAKNILDGWLKDKILIQDNKETVYVYEQDFEFNGSSFMRRGFVSLNRLDRHRILIHEATRAKAKKDRERLISTLKTYTSFVFGLYEDRENNIEDLLANSQRELIYDFDDENSIKNRFYRIKGKDYIENLCKLMEDKKIYIADGHHRLDVSYRLNLDYIPIYLTNMYAQGIVIWPYHRIIKFKKNRRFAYILDILNNFMEIDKIAMTDSTSITKAIDIIASEKKPAYALYSKDDTENIYIIKEKRPVVFKEDIHDVLKRLKVNILHSGILNNILDIEEEEISFTQDPLGFIESIKNGSIDLIALLPATTVEEVKDIADNSLYMPPKSTFFFPKILTGPIFYKFG; translated from the coding sequence ATGGATGTAAAATCAACAAAACCTTTTAGGGCTCTTATATATAACAAAGACAAGATAAAAGACATAAGCACCTGTGTTTGCCCACCCTATGATGTCATAACAGACAGAGATATATATACAAAAAAGAACCCATATAATGCCATTAACCTTGAACTCCCAGTATCAGAACCTCCTCTTGATGAATACACAGCAGCAAAAAATATCCTCGACGGGTGGCTAAAAGATAAGATCCTTATCCAGGATAATAAAGAGACTGTGTATGTCTATGAACAGGATTTTGAATTTAATGGCTCATCCTTTATGAGAAGGGGTTTTGTGAGCTTGAACAGACTTGACAGGCACAGGATACTTATCCATGAAGCAACGAGGGCTAAGGCAAAAAAAGACAGAGAGAGATTGATTTCCACCCTCAAAACCTATACAAGTTTTGTATTCGGTTTATATGAAGACAGAGAAAATAACATCGAAGACCTTCTTGCCAATTCACAGAGGGAACTCATCTATGATTTCGATGATGAGAACTCCATAAAAAATAGATTCTACAGGATAAAGGGTAAGGACTATATAGAAAACCTCTGTAAACTCATGGAGGATAAAAAGATCTATATTGCTGATGGACACCACAGGCTCGATGTATCATATAGACTTAACCTTGATTATATACCCATATACTTAACAAATATGTATGCCCAAGGGATTGTCATTTGGCCATACCATAGAATTATCAAATTCAAAAAAAACAGACGTTTTGCATACATCCTGGATATCCTGAATAATTTTATGGAAATTGATAAGATAGCCATGACCGACTCTACATCCATAACCAAAGCCATAGATATTATTGCGTCAGAAAAAAAGCCTGCATATGCCTTATATTCAAAAGATGATACAGAAAACATTTACATAATTAAGGAAAAAAGGCCTGTTGTATTTAAGGAAGATATTCATGATGTCTTAAAGAGGCTCAAGGTTAATATACTCCACTCAGGAATATTAAACAACATCCTTGATATAGAAGAGGAAGAGATATCATTCACCCAGGACCCCTTAGGTTTTATTGAATCAATAAAGAATGGCAGTATTGATCTCATAGCGCTTTTGCCGGCAACAACAGTGGAAGAAGTAAAGGATATAGCAGATAACTCCTTGTATATGCCCCCTAAATCCACCTTTTTCTTTCCCAAAATTTTGACAGGCCCTATCTTTTATAAATTTGGATAA
- the lnt gene encoding apolipoprotein N-acyltransferase, with protein MAIKKVAKEYKKLYLESFKIIIPEFKIILPIISGVLIVLIQPPISISPMAFVALAPLLVSLKKDRLYQNFLAGLLAGFVGYLGTVYWVVVAMNRYGGLDFISSILIMLLLVLYMSFYIGIFCYAITFFDHRFSIPIYLSSPFIWVILEYIRGFLMTGFPWAFLAYSQHNFLPFIQVVSITGVYFISFMIVAVNCIFYRLWTKKSIPVLFTLIVAILLISSIVYGFIRLKNDSLSGEIATVAVIQGNISQDIKWDEQYKAKMITKYYQMTLDHGKGSNLVIWPETAIPLVINSAKQVDGILRSLAVSIDADLLFGTVHMEDNDRLYNSAYLFHKNGTTSGLYNKVHLVPFGEYTPLVEYLPFLSKITAVGGGFSPGKSHMPVTSSLGAIGVLICYEGIFPEISVNTVRKGAQVLVNLTNDAWYDRTSAPYQHLSFYVFRAIETERYVIRAANTGISAIIDTRGRIKEKTGIFDDAVLKGEFLLSHGRTFYVKYGDWFIYSITGGFVILVGIFFILKKFYNKNLQKP; from the coding sequence ATGGCCATTAAGAAAGTGGCTAAAGAATATAAAAAGTTATATCTTGAAAGCTTTAAGATCATTATCCCTGAATTTAAAATAATCCTACCTATTATCTCAGGCGTTTTAATTGTATTGATACAGCCACCCATATCGATTTCTCCAATGGCATTTGTTGCCCTTGCGCCACTTTTGGTATCTTTGAAAAAAGATAGGTTATACCAGAATTTTCTCGCCGGATTACTTGCTGGTTTTGTGGGGTATTTAGGAACTGTATACTGGGTTGTAGTAGCCATGAATAGATACGGAGGCCTTGATTTTATATCGAGCATCCTAATCATGTTACTCCTTGTTCTTTATATGTCTTTTTATATTGGAATTTTTTGTTATGCCATAACATTTTTCGATCACAGATTTTCTATCCCCATATATTTGTCATCTCCTTTTATCTGGGTCATACTTGAATATATAAGAGGCTTTCTAATGACCGGTTTTCCATGGGCTTTCCTTGCCTATTCACAGCATAATTTTTTACCGTTTATACAGGTAGTATCTATCACAGGCGTTTATTTCATATCCTTTATGATTGTGGCAGTTAACTGCATCTTTTATCGTTTATGGACAAAAAAAAGCATACCTGTTCTATTTACCCTCATCGTGGCGATTCTACTCATATCATCCATTGTATATGGATTTATAAGGCTTAAAAACGATAGTTTATCTGGAGAAATAGCTACTGTAGCTGTTATACAGGGTAATATATCTCAGGATATAAAATGGGATGAACAATATAAGGCAAAGATGATTACTAAATACTATCAGATGACCCTTGATCATGGAAAAGGGTCTAATCTTGTTATCTGGCCTGAGACCGCCATACCCCTTGTAATCAATTCGGCAAAACAGGTAGATGGAATCCTAAGGTCACTGGCAGTGTCCATAGATGCAGATCTCTTGTTTGGAACAGTCCACATGGAAGACAATGATCGCTTATATAACTCTGCTTACCTGTTTCACAAGAATGGCACAACATCAGGTTTATATAATAAGGTGCACCTTGTTCCATTTGGTGAATATACCCCTCTTGTGGAATATCTCCCTTTTCTCTCAAAGATTACTGCTGTAGGCGGTGGGTTCTCACCGGGTAAATCCCACATGCCAGTTACTTCATCCCTTGGAGCTATTGGTGTACTTATTTGTTATGAAGGCATTTTTCCAGAGATATCCGTGAATACTGTGAGGAAGGGTGCTCAGGTTCTTGTAAATTTAACCAATGATGCATGGTATGACAGGACATCTGCCCCATACCAGCATCTTTCTTTTTATGTGTTCAGGGCCATTGAAACAGAGCGTTATGTCATAAGAGCTGCAAATACAGGGATAAGTGCCATAATAGATACAAGGGGTAGGATAAAGGAGAAGACCGGTATATTTGACGACGCTGTATTGAAAGGTGAGTTTTTATTATCCCACGGCAGGACTTTTTATGTTAAATATGGCGACTGGTTTATTTATTCCATAACAGGGGGATTTGTAATATTAGTGGGCATATTTTTTATATTGAAAAAATTCTATAACAAAAATTTGCAAAAGCCTTAA
- the tsf gene encoding translation elongation factor Ts, which yields MEINAELVKKLREKTGVGLMDCKEALKKSNGDMEKAIEYLREKGLAKLQKRTGRAASEGVVTSYIHTGGKIGVLVEVNCETDFAANSKDFQDFAKDIAMQIAAANPFYVKRDDVPEDVKEKEKNIYKRQAIDSGKPEKIVDRIAEGKMEKFYQEVCLMEQPFIKNPDITVKQLLEELVVKIGENIIIRRFVRFQLGETSEE from the coding sequence ATGGAGATAAATGCAGAACTTGTAAAAAAATTAAGGGAGAAGACGGGCGTTGGACTCATGGACTGCAAGGAAGCATTAAAGAAGTCTAACGGCGATATGGAGAAGGCTATAGAATATTTAAGAGAAAAGGGTCTTGCAAAACTCCAGAAGAGAACAGGCAGGGCAGCCTCTGAAGGTGTTGTCACATCATACATACATACCGGTGGTAAGATAGGTGTCTTAGTAGAGGTGAACTGTGAAACCGATTTTGCTGCTAATTCTAAGGATTTTCAGGATTTTGCAAAAGATATTGCCATGCAGATTGCTGCAGCAAACCCATTTTATGTTAAAAGAGATGATGTCCCTGAAGATGTAAAGGAAAAGGAAAAGAATATCTACAAGCGGCAGGCAATAGATTCTGGTAAGCCTGAAAAGATTGTTGACAGGATAGCAGAAGGAAAGATGGAGAAATTCTATCAAGAGGTATGCCTTATGGAGCAGCCTTTTATAAAAAATCCTGATATCACAGTAAAACAGCTTTTAGAAGAGCTTGTGGTAAAGATAGGTGAGAATATCATAATAAGGAGATTTGTCAGGTTCCAGTTGGGAGAGACATCGGAGGAATAA
- a CDS encoding polyprenyl synthetase family protein, producing MEKILKLIEKDLKKLEHAIDSLDSTDVKIIKKMVNHIIKSGGKRVRPILVILTSKLCGFKGQKHIKYAAVIEFIHTATLLHDDVVDNAEVRRGSSTVNTLWGNEASVLVGDFLYSKSFELMSKDGNSKIIEAVSRATTILSEGEILELLKTSDPDTTEDEYFEIVNKKTAILFSVACEIGAILAKADNRKKQLLKEYGKNLGIAFQLVDDLLDYTSHDNKFGKQIGTDLKEGKVTLPLIHTLRSAQESEKELIKEKLAERAASTSDFEKIKGIIEKCGGFEYTYNTTKRYIDDARRCLDSFPPSRYKDALLSLTDMMLTRKV from the coding sequence ATGGAGAAGATACTTAAGCTTATAGAAAAAGACCTTAAGAAACTTGAGCATGCCATAGACAGCCTTGATTCCACAGATGTAAAGATCATCAAAAAGATGGTCAATCACATTATAAAATCAGGGGGCAAGAGGGTCAGGCCAATACTTGTAATACTCACATCAAAGCTATGTGGTTTTAAAGGACAGAAACATATTAAATATGCGGCAGTTATAGAGTTTATCCATACAGCAACCCTCCTCCATGATGATGTTGTTGATAATGCAGAGGTGAGAAGAGGATCATCTACTGTAAATACATTATGGGGAAATGAGGCAAGTGTCCTTGTAGGTGACTTTTTATATTCTAAATCATTTGAACTCATGTCAAAAGATGGTAACAGCAAAATTATTGAAGCTGTATCAAGGGCAACTACCATCCTTTCAGAGGGAGAGATATTAGAACTACTGAAGACCTCTGATCCTGATACAACAGAAGATGAATATTTTGAAATAGTCAATAAAAAAACAGCCATATTGTTTTCTGTTGCCTGCGAGATAGGTGCCATATTGGCAAAGGCAGATAACAGGAAAAAACAACTTCTAAAAGAATACGGAAAAAACCTTGGTATTGCATTCCAGCTTGTAGATGACCTCCTTGACTATACCTCCCACGATAATAAATTCGGTAAACAGATAGGCACAGACCTGAAAGAAGGCAAGGTCACCCTACCCTTAATCCATACACTTAGGTCTGCCCAAGAATCAGAAAAAGAACTGATTAAAGAAAAATTGGCCGAGAGGGCAGCATCCACTTCAGATTTTGAAAAGATAAAAGGGATTATAGAAAAATGCGGTGGTTTTGAATACACCTATAACACAACAAAACGATATATAGATGATGCAAGGAGATGCCTTGATAGTTTCCCGCCATCAAGGTATAAAGATGCCCTTCTTTCGCTTACAGATATGATGCTTACAAGAAAGGTATAG
- a CDS encoding methyltransferase, whose protein sequence is MEIINPDETLDILCNDRLKIIQKKEGYRFSIDAIILANFVTLKKQDRVLDIGTGCGIIPIYMTIMGKTNKITGIEIQGELFELAEKNREFNRCYNVDFIKGDVTRIIDRLKDMRFQVIISNPPYTKEKSGRKSPGKSRLLARYESTLSLESLIETASIILGNKGRLYLIYPVRRLGELIYTAKTKRLEPKRIRFVHPRYDEKANLFLIELIKNSGIQMTVEKPLYIYEDIYYTHEIASYYQ, encoded by the coding sequence ATGGAAATAATAAACCCAGATGAGACCCTTGATATATTATGTAACGATAGATTAAAAATAATACAGAAAAAGGAGGGTTACAGGTTTTCTATTGATGCCATAATACTGGCAAACTTTGTAACCCTGAAAAAACAGGATAGGGTTTTGGATATTGGGACAGGTTGCGGCATAATACCCATATACATGACGATTATGGGGAAGACAAACAAAATAACAGGAATAGAGATACAGGGGGAACTATTTGAGCTTGCTGAAAAAAATAGAGAGTTCAACAGATGCTATAATGTGGATTTTATAAAAGGTGATGTGACAAGGATAATAGATAGGCTAAAAGATATGCGTTTTCAAGTCATAATCTCAAACCCCCCATATACTAAAGAGAAATCAGGAAGGAAATCCCCTGGGAAATCAAGGCTTCTGGCAAGATATGAGTCTACGCTTTCTCTTGAATCTCTCATTGAGACTGCATCAATCATTTTAGGTAATAAAGGTAGGCTATATCTCATTTACCCGGTGAGAAGGCTCGGAGAGCTTATATATACTGCAAAAACAAAGAGGTTAGAACCCAAGAGGATCCGTTTTGTTCATCCTCGATATGATGAAAAGGCAAATCTCTTTCTCATAGAATTGATAAAAAACAGCGGTATCCAGATGACCGTAGAAAAACCTCTTTACATCTACGAAGATATTTATTATACCCATGAGATAGCAAGTTATTATCAATAG
- a CDS encoding phosphatidate cytidylyltransferase, with amino-acid sequence MGELKKRIIAGVCLAPAIVLIFYFLPSLLFFIFLVIIAILATIEVLKIAMVKERVLISFLVLCSAFPLYLKSYEVYVMWAILSVLIYFVLRVFLIRSYKQGLYGDIVRGIVVLIFSEIFIILPMTYFYFLKEINKYLPFIVLFSIWASDITAYFFGKGFGRRPLAPHISPKKTVEGLIGAIIGSMIILGLSGSITGLGLMESIFVGGLMGILGQMGDMFESTGKRLCEVKDSSGLIPGHGGILDRIDSFIFTTPFLYHYIAGIRF; translated from the coding sequence GTGGGGGAGTTAAAAAAGAGGATAATAGCAGGTGTGTGCCTTGCACCGGCAATAGTATTGATATTTTATTTCCTGCCTTCCCTTTTGTTTTTTATTTTTCTGGTTATCATTGCCATTCTGGCCACCATTGAGGTGCTCAAAATCGCCATGGTAAAGGAGCGTGTTCTCATTTCTTTTCTTGTATTGTGTTCTGCTTTCCCCTTATATCTCAAGTCTTATGAAGTATATGTTATGTGGGCTATACTATCTGTCCTTATCTATTTTGTCCTAAGGGTCTTTCTTATAAGGTCTTATAAACAGGGTCTATATGGAGATATTGTGAGGGGCATAGTGGTATTGATCTTCAGCGAAATCTTTATTATACTGCCAATGACATATTTTTATTTTTTGAAGGAGATAAATAAATACCTGCCTTTTATTGTCCTTTTCTCCATATGGGCAAGTGATATAACTGCCTATTTCTTTGGCAAGGGTTTCGGCAGAAGACCCCTTGCCCCACATATAAGTCCTAAAAAGACAGTAGAAGGTCTTATAGGGGCTATTATTGGCAGTATGATAATATTAGGTCTATCAGGAAGTATTACAGGTCTTGGTCTAATGGAATCAATTTTTGTAGGTGGACTAATGGGCATACTGGGACAGATGGGAGATATGTTCGAATCTACAGGAAAGAGGTTGTGTGAGGTGAAGGATTCATCTGGTCTCATACCTGGCCATGGAGGCATCCTTGACAGGATAGACAGCTTTATCTTTACAACACCATTTTTATATCATTATATTGCAGGGATAAGATTTTGA
- the dxr gene encoding 1-deoxy-D-xylulose-5-phosphate reductoisomerase: MKKKILILGSTGSIGRATLEVIENQKDDFLVSGIVCRDNIRLLNTQIERFQPEYVCVFNKNQEKYVQFHKKRLFTGMEGILRLIDTDVDIVVNALPGSAGLEPTIAALKAGKILALANKESLVMAGRIVSRLVNEYKGKLIPIDSEHSALYQLLKDIDPHELKSITITASGGPFRKHRKKALELVSPEEAMNHPTWKMGTKVTLDSATLMNKGFEVIEARWLFHIGHDRINVLIHPESIIHGMVEFIDGSFTAYLAVPDMKIPISYAINEGKIRQLPFRTLKLNELKKLTFYTPDTIRFPSLRLAFEALDSGDSALVTLNAASEVASQAFIDGRIKFTDMPVIIEEALNRHPVKQIIEDMDGVWEVHNWTRLYAERLIKDKR; the protein is encoded by the coding sequence TTGAAGAAAAAGATACTGATATTAGGTTCAACAGGCTCTATAGGCAGGGCAACCCTTGAGGTTATTGAAAATCAAAAAGATGATTTCCTTGTCTCTGGGATAGTGTGCAGAGATAATATTAGACTTTTAAATACACAGATAGAGAGATTCCAGCCTGAATATGTATGTGTATTCAACAAAAATCAAGAAAAATATGTCCAATTCCATAAAAAGAGATTGTTTACAGGTATGGAGGGCATACTGAGACTTATAGATACAGATGTTGACATTGTAGTAAATGCACTCCCTGGCAGCGCTGGCCTTGAGCCTACCATAGCAGCACTCAAGGCAGGTAAAATCCTTGCCCTTGCCAACAAAGAAAGCCTTGTTATGGCAGGGAGGATTGTATCAAGACTTGTCAATGAATATAAAGGAAAGCTTATTCCAATAGACAGTGAACACTCTGCCCTTTATCAGTTGTTGAAGGACATAGATCCACATGAACTCAAATCAATAACTATAACAGCCTCTGGAGGACCGTTCAGAAAACACAGGAAAAAGGCACTTGAACTCGTAAGCCCTGAAGAGGCCATGAATCACCCCACTTGGAAGATGGGGACCAAGGTTACCCTTGATTCGGCAACCCTTATGAACAAGGGCTTTGAGGTAATTGAGGCAAGATGGCTTTTCCATATAGGCCATGACAGAATAAATGTCCTGATACACCCTGAGAGTATTATCCACGGCATGGTAGAGTTTATTGACGGCTCATTCACAGCATATCTTGCGGTCCCGGATATGAAGATACCCATATCCTATGCCATAAATGAGGGAAAGATAAGGCAACTGCCCTTTAGAACCTTAAAGCTCAATGAATTGAAAAAACTAACATTTTATACCCCAGATACAATTAGGTTTCCATCTCTCAGGCTCGCCTTTGAAGCCCTCGATTCAGGTGATTCTGCCCTGGTGACATTAAATGCTGCCAGTGAGGTTGCCTCTCAGGCATTTATTGATGGGAGGATAAAATTTACTGATATGCCTGTCATAATAGAAGAGGCATTGAACAGACATCCTGTGAAGCAAATTATAGAAGATATGGATGGTGTTTGGGAGGTCCACAACTGGACAAGATTATATGCAGAAAGATTAATAAAGGATAAAAGATGA
- the frr gene encoding ribosome recycling factor — MKNEISAELEDKLKKTLSNLKKDLSRLRTGVASISLLDDIKINYYNQPTPLNQVATIGVPDTRTITIQPWDNTVIGEIEKAIQKSDLGVNPMSDGKTIRLSFPKLTEERRKELTKLGSKMLENTKVAMRNIRRDINEKIKKMEKDKLLSKDESHKEQEGVQKMTDKYIEMAEKVYTEKEKEIMEI, encoded by the coding sequence ATGAAAAACGAAATTTCTGCAGAATTAGAAGATAAACTTAAAAAGACCCTCTCAAATCTCAAAAAAGACCTTTCGAGACTGAGAACAGGTGTTGCCTCTATATCTCTCCTCGACGACATCAAGATTAATTATTATAATCAACCTACACCTTTAAATCAGGTGGCCACTATAGGTGTCCCTGACACCAGAACAATAACAATACAACCCTGGGATAATACAGTAATCGGAGAGATAGAAAAGGCTATACAAAAATCTGATCTTGGTGTTAACCCCATGTCTGATGGCAAAACAATCAGACTTTCATTTCCCAAACTCACCGAGGAGAGGAGGAAAGAATTAACAAAGCTCGGCAGTAAGATGCTGGAGAATACTAAAGTTGCCATGAGAAATATACGAAGGGATATAAATGAAAAGATAAAAAAGATGGAAAAGGACAAGCTCCTTTCAAAGGATGAATCCCATAAGGAACAGGAAGGGGTCCAGAAAATGACGGACAAGTATATTGAGATGGCAGAAAAGGTTTATACAGAAAAAGAAAAGGAAATAATGGAGATATAG
- a CDS encoding isoprenyl transferase — MSDLKDIKLPSHVAIIMDGNGRWAKQRNLPRVEGHLVGMESVRDIVTTTRNLNIPYLTLYAFSKENWTRPKEEIKRLLEILSIYLEQELPLMMEKGIRFNIIGDLSDFPEKIQKKVRDVMKKTLKNKGLCLNVALSYSGRKEILHAAKMIAQGYRDGSIKKIDERVFSRFLWTKGIPDPDLLIRTSGELRISNFLLWQIAYTELYVTDILWPDFRKDAYYDALREYSRRDRRFGRVKEA; from the coding sequence ATGTCTGACCTAAAAGATATAAAACTCCCCTCACACGTGGCAATCATTATGGATGGAAACGGCAGATGGGCAAAACAGAGAAATCTGCCCAGGGTAGAAGGTCACCTTGTAGGTATGGAATCAGTAAGGGATATAGTCACTACCACAAGGAATCTAAATATACCCTATCTAACCCTCTACGCCTTTTCCAAGGAAAACTGGACAAGACCCAAAGAAGAGATTAAGAGGCTTCTTGAGATACTCAGTATCTATCTTGAGCAGGAATTGCCCCTTATGATGGAAAAGGGAATAAGATTTAATATTATAGGAGACCTTTCGGATTTCCCTGAAAAAATTCAGAAAAAAGTAAGGGATGTTATGAAAAAGACATTAAAGAATAAAGGTTTATGTCTCAACGTTGCCTTAAGTTACAGCGGCAGGAAAGAGATACTCCATGCTGCCAAAATGATTGCCCAGGGTTATAGAGACGGCAGTATAAAAAAGATAGACGAAAGGGTCTTTTCAAGATTTCTCTGGACAAAGGGGATACCAGACCCTGACCTGCTTATAAGGACAAGTGGTGAACTTAGGATAAGTAATTTCCTTTTATGGCAGATTGCCTATACAGAGTTATATGTTACAGATATCCTCTGGCCTGATTTCAGGAAAGATGCTTATTATGATGCATTGAGAGAATATTCAAGGCGTGATAGAAGATTCGGCAGAGTAAAGGAAGCGTGA
- the pyrH gene encoding UMP kinase: MVYSRILLKLSGEALMGRQSFGIDPVTIKTISMQIKEVKELGVEIGIVIGGGNIYRGLRAEKQGIKRVTGDYMGMIATIFNSLALQNILEANGIDSRVLSALHLEKVTEPYINRRAINHLEKGRVVIFAAGTGGPFFTTDTAAALRAVETSSNVLLKATKVDGVYDKDPEKHSDARFYSEITYREFLEKNLKVMDATAITLCRENNLPVIVFNIKKKNNLKKIVLGETIGTIIREVI, encoded by the coding sequence ATGGTATATAGCCGAATATTATTAAAACTTAGCGGCGAAGCGCTGATGGGCAGACAGAGCTTCGGCATAGACCCTGTGACAATAAAGACAATATCCATGCAGATTAAAGAGGTAAAAGAACTCGGTGTAGAGATAGGTATAGTTATTGGCGGAGGCAATATATACAGGGGATTGAGAGCAGAGAAACAGGGGATTAAAAGGGTTACAGGCGATTATATGGGTATGATAGCCACAATATTTAACTCCCTTGCCCTTCAGAATATCCTTGAAGCAAACGGAATAGACAGCAGGGTCCTATCAGCCCTACACTTGGAAAAGGTAACTGAACCCTATATAAACAGAAGGGCAATAAATCACCTTGAAAAGGGTAGGGTAGTAATATTCGCTGCAGGAACAGGCGGTCCATTTTTTACAACAGATACAGCGGCTGCATTAAGGGCAGTAGAGACATCTTCTAATGTCTTGTTAAAGGCAACTAAGGTAGATGGCGTATATGATAAAGACCCAGAGAAGCACAGCGATGCCAGGTTTTATAGCGAGATCACTTATAGGGAGTTTCTTGAAAAAAATCTAAAGGTGATGGATGCCACGGCAATAACACTGTGCAGGGAGAATAATCTGCCTGTTATTGTTTTTAATATAAAGAAAAAAAACAATCTGAAAAAGATAGTCCTTGGTGAGACAATAGGGACAATAATAAGGGAGGTTATATGA